One Loxodonta africana isolate mLoxAfr1 chromosome 15, mLoxAfr1.hap2, whole genome shotgun sequence genomic window carries:
- the LOC100656173 gene encoding olfactory receptor 8B12-like produces MATKNSSVREFILAGLTDQPGLQIPLFFLFLCSYVITVVGNLGLITLIGLNSHLHTPMYFFLFNLSLIDFSYSTTITPKMLMSFVSKKNIILHAGCMTQLFFFCFFVVSESFILSAMAYDRYVAICKPLVYTVTISPKVCFFLLLGAYVIGFLGAMAHMGSIMSLTFCADNLVNHFMCDILPLLDLSCKSTYVNELVLFIVVAFDIGMPIVTIFISYALILSSILHISSTEGRYKAFRTCSSHIIVVSLFFGSGAFMYLKPPSLFPLDQGKVSSLFYTIVVPMLNPLIYSLRNKDVKVALSKTLRRKTFS; encoded by the coding sequence ATGGCAACCAAGAATTCTTCTGTGAGAGAGTTTATCCTCGCAGGCTTAACGGACCAGCCAGGACTCCAGATTCCTCTCTtcttcctgtttctctgctcCTATGTGATCACTGTGGTGGGGAACCTGGGCTTGATTACTCTGATTGGGCTGAACTCTCAcctgcacacacccatgtacttttttctctttaacCTCTCTTTAATAGATTTCTCTTACTCCACTACCATCACCCCCAAAATGCTGATGAGTTTTGTGTCAAAGAAGAACATCATCTTGCACGCAGGGTGTATGACTCAACtctttttcttctgcttctttGTTGTGTCTGAGTCCTTCATTCTCTCAGCAATGGCATATGACCgctatgttgccatctgtaaACCATTGGTGTACACAGTCACCATTTCTCCAAAggtctgttttttccttttgttagGTGCCTATGTGATAGGGTTTTTGGGTGCCATGGCCCATATGGGAAGCATAATGAGTCTGACTTTCTGTGCTGATAACCTTGTcaatcatttcatgtgtgacatcCTTCCTCTCCTTGATCTCTCTTGCAAAAGCACCTATGTGAATGAATTGGTGTTATTTATTGTTGTAGCCTTCGACATCGGAATGCCTATTGTCACCATATTCATCTCTTATGCTCTAATACTCTCTAGCATTCTCCATATTAGCTCTACTGAGGGTAGGTACAAAGCTTTTCGTACCTGCAGCTCCCACATAATTGTGGTTTCTCTTTTCTTCGGTTCTGGGGCTTTCATGTATCTCAAACCACCTTCGCTTTTTCCTCTTGACCAAGGAAAAGTGTCGTCCCTGTTCTATACCATTGTGGTGCCAATGTTAAACCCATTAATCTATAGtttgaggaataaggatgtcaaagtTGCCCTGAGTAAAACCTTGAGAAGAAAAACTTTTTCTTGA